A window of Candidatus Eisenbacteria bacterium contains these coding sequences:
- a CDS encoding phosphatidylglycerophosphatase A, giving the protein MRRAAVWIATGFGIGSFPFAPATLASLLVALALLPFAGSLDPWIVGGAALAVAAIGVWSAGEAEKTLGTDAKPIVIDEVAGMLVGVCAVPMGSSPLVTLGLLFVLFRVFDIWKPLGIRRSQSLPGGWGVVADDLLAGLATNAVLRLLVGWLAP; this is encoded by the coding sequence GTGCGGCGCGCCGCCGTCTGGATCGCGACGGGGTTCGGGATCGGATCCTTCCCGTTCGCGCCCGCGACCCTCGCTTCCCTCCTCGTCGCCCTGGCGCTCCTTCCCTTCGCCGGCTCCCTCGATCCGTGGATCGTCGGCGGCGCCGCGCTCGCGGTGGCCGCGATCGGCGTGTGGAGCGCGGGCGAGGCCGAGAAGACGCTCGGAACGGACGCGAAGCCGATCGTGATCGACGAGGTGGCGGGCATGCTGGTCGGCGTGTGCGCCGTCCCGATGGGATCGAGCCCGCTCGTCACGCTCGGCCTCCTCTTCGTCCTCTTCCGCGTGTTCGACATCTGGAAGCCGCTCGGGATCCGCCGGAGCCAGTCGCTTCCCGGAGGCTGGGGCGTGGTCGCGGACGATCTCCTCGCGGGGCTCGCGACGAACGCGGTCCTCCGCCTCCTGGTAGGATGGCTCGCGCCATGA
- a CDS encoding GTPase domain-containing protein — MSLINYSSREINCKIVYYGPGLCGKTTNLQHIYSRVPQETRGKMISLATEMDRTLFFDFLPIELGQIRGFRTRFHLYTVPGQVYYNASRKLILKGVDGIVFVADSQIDRFDANVESLMNMHDNLAEHGLSVDKVPLVMQYNKRDLPRVVSVPDLERELNPGSVPFYEAVALKGAGVFDTLKLSCKQVLKTLG, encoded by the coding sequence GTGTCGCTGATCAACTATTCGTCCCGGGAGATCAACTGCAAGATCGTCTATTACGGCCCGGGACTCTGTGGCAAGACGACGAATCTGCAGCACATCTATTCCCGGGTCCCGCAGGAGACCCGCGGGAAGATGATCTCCCTCGCCACCGAGATGGACCGCACGCTCTTCTTCGACTTCCTTCCGATCGAGCTGGGACAAATACGTGGATTTCGCACGCGCTTCCATCTCTACACGGTGCCCGGGCAGGTCTACTACAACGCGAGCCGCAAGCTGATCCTCAAGGGCGTGGACGGGATCGTGTTCGTGGCCGACTCGCAGATCGACCGCTTCGACGCGAACGTCGAGAGCCTGATGAACATGCACGACAACCTGGCCGAGCACGGGCTGTCGGTCGACAAGGTGCCGCTCGTGATGCAGTACAACAAGCGGGACCTCCCCCGGGTGGTGTCGGTGCCGGATCTCGAGCGGGAGCTGAATCCTGGCAGCGTGCCGTTCTACGAGGCGGTGGCGTTGAAGGGCGCGGGCGTGTTCGACACGCTCAAGCTCTCCTGCAAGCAAGTCCTGAAGACGCTCGGCTGA
- a CDS encoding roadblock/LC7 domain-containing protein, translating to MVKGNWALFEEDFWSINAILQSLMRSASARSVMLIDKTGQLINSIGEPPGFDVTSFSSLAAADFAANAQLAEMVGEKDFATLVHQGQNDSLYLSMIANRVILVVLFDKKTSLGLVRLKARRAGDELMGVLSQLFDKLQYRNEEMSATTLGADFAAEAESEIDSLFRE from the coding sequence ATGGTCAAGGGGAATTGGGCGCTCTTCGAGGAAGACTTCTGGTCGATCAACGCGATTCTCCAATCGCTCATGCGGAGCGCCAGCGCTCGAAGCGTGATGCTGATCGACAAGACGGGGCAGCTCATCAACTCGATCGGCGAGCCGCCCGGATTCGACGTCACCTCCTTCTCCTCGCTGGCGGCCGCCGACTTCGCCGCCAACGCCCAGCTCGCCGAGATGGTCGGCGAGAAGGACTTCGCGACCCTCGTCCACCAGGGTCAGAACGACAGCCTGTATCTCTCGATGATCGCGAATCGGGTCATTCTCGTCGTCCTGTTCGACAAGAAGACCTCGCTGGGTCTGGTGCGGCTCAAGGCGCGCCGGGCGGGGGATGAGCTCATGGGGGTCCTGAGCCAGCTGTTCGACAAGCTGCAGTACCGCAACGAGGAGATGTCCGCGACCACGCTGGGAGCGGACTTCGCGGCCGAAGCGGAGAGCGAGATCGACAGTCTGTTTCGGGAGTAG
- the recR gene encoding recombination mediator RecR: protein MQYSSALLEALITELTRLPGLGRKSAQRIAFHLLRSPEADSRRLASAIVDLKTNVHDCSICGNVTETDPCALCADERRDASVLCVVEQAMDVLALERTGEFHGRYHVLKGALSPVDGIGPDQLRLRELLDRVRAGGVAEVIVATNPTAQGEATALYIARLLQSEPSVKVTRIARGVPMGSDLEFSDLITLARALSGRKEL from the coding sequence ATGCAGTACTCGAGCGCCCTCCTCGAAGCCCTCATCACCGAGCTGACCCGCCTTCCCGGACTCGGCAGGAAATCGGCGCAGCGGATCGCCTTCCATCTGCTGCGCTCGCCCGAGGCCGACTCCCGCCGGCTCGCGTCCGCGATCGTGGATCTCAAGACGAACGTCCACGACTGCTCGATCTGCGGGAACGTCACCGAGACGGATCCGTGCGCGCTCTGCGCGGACGAGCGGCGCGACGCCTCGGTCCTCTGCGTGGTGGAGCAGGCGATGGACGTGCTCGCGCTCGAGCGCACGGGCGAGTTCCACGGGCGCTACCACGTCCTGAAGGGCGCCCTCTCGCCCGTGGACGGGATCGGCCCGGACCAGCTCCGGCTCCGGGAGCTCCTCGATCGCGTGCGCGCGGGCGGCGTCGCCGAGGTCATCGTCGCGACGAACCCAACCGCGCAGGGCGAGGCCACCGCGCTCTACATCGCGCGGCTCCTCCAGAGCGAGCCCTCGGTCAAGGTCACGCGCATCGCGCGCGGCGTTCCGATGGGGTCGGACCTCGAATTCTCCGACCTGATCACCCTCGCGCGCGCCCTGAGCGGTCGCAAGGAGCTATAG